The DNA region CTCCTCTACGGCCTCGGCGTGGCGCTCACGCCGACGAATCTCACCGTCGCGTTCGTCGGCCTCATCCTCGGCACGGCCATCGGCGTGCTGCCCGGGCTGGGCGGGACCAACGGCATCGCCCTGCTGCTGCCGTTGACCTTCAACCTCCCGCCGACCTCGGCGATCATCCTGCTGGCGTCGGTCTACTGGGGGGCGCTCTTCGGCGGAGCGATCACCTCCATCCTGTTCAACATTCCGGGCGAGCCCTGGTCGGTGGCCACGACCTTCGACGGCCATCCCCTGGCCCAGCAGGGGAAGCCCGGCATCGCCCTGACGGCCGCCTTCACCTCGTCCTTCCTCGGTGCGGCCGTGTCCATCGTCCTGTTCACCTTCTTCGCCCCGCCGCTGGCGGAGTGGGCGCTGCGGTTCGGTCCACCGGAGAACTTCGCGGTGCTGCTGCTGGCCTTTGCCACCTTCACCGGCCTGGGCGGCGGCGATCCGGCCAAGGCGCTCTTCATGACCGGGCTGGGGCTGCTCCTCAGCACCGTCGGTTTCGACATCGTCAGCGGCCAGCCGCGGATGAACTTCGGATTCGTCGAGTTGCAGAGCGGCGTCAGCTTCATCGTCATTGCCATCGGGCTGTTCGGTCTCGGCGAGATCTTCCTCACGGTCGAGGAGGGGCTCCGCCTGCGGGGGATCGCCGGACGGGTCGGGTTCCGCGACCTGTGGGAGATGTGGCGGATGCTTCCCCGCTTCTGGGCGACGATCGTGCGCGGAACCATTTTGGGGTTCTGGATCGGCGTGCTGCCGGGGACCGGGGCCACCCCGGCCTCATTCATGAGTTACGGGCTGGCCAAGCAGTTCAGCAAGCACCCGGAGCGCTTCGGCAAAGGAGAGGTCGAAGGGGTGGTGGCCCCGGAAACCGCGGCGCACGCCGCGGGGATCGGGGCCCTGTTGCCCATGATCACGCTGGGCATCCCGGGTTCGCCCACTGCCGCGGTCATGCTGGCCGGGTTCTTCATCTGGGGGTTGAACCCCGGGGCGCTGCTGTTTCAGACGCAGCGGGAGTTCGTCTGGGGGCTCATCGGTTCCATGTACATCACGAACGTGCTCGGCGTGCTCATCGTGCTGACGATGGTGCCGGTGTTCGCGGCGATCAACCGCATCCCGTTCGGCGTCCTGGCCCCGCTCATCGTCATCCTCTCCAGCATCGGCGCCTTCGCCGTAAACAACCAGGTGCTGGATCTGTGGATCATGCTCGGCTCCGGGGTCCTGGGCTATGTGTTCAAGAAGTTGAAGTATCCCCTTGCCCCCCTGGTGGTCGCACTGGTTCTCGGCGACATGACCGAGCAGGCGCTGCGTCAGAGCCTGATCATGGGGCAGGGGTCGCTACTGATCTTCGTCACCCGTCCGATTGCCCTCACCTTCCTCCTGGCGGGCCTGTTCCTCTTCCTCCTGCCGCTGGTCCGCGGTCTGCGCGGACGCCGCCCGCGCGCTCCGGAGCCGGTCACAGCGGGCTGAGCCTCTCCGCCGGCGAAGAGACTGATCCCGGATGCCCGCGGACCCCTGGCGACCGGCGCTGGCCGGCCTGCCCCTGGTGTTCCTGCTGCTGGCCCTCCTCCGGTGGCGCTGGCCCGGGACCCATGCGGGGGGAGCGGCGCTCGTTGTGACCGCCGTCACCGCGCTCGGCGCCTTCGGGCTGTCCCCGGGCGCGCTGGCCGTGGCGCTGGGCCGCGCCGTCATCCTGAGCCTGGACGTCCTGCTCATCATCTGGACGGCACTCCTGCTGTACCAGCTCGTGGAGGCGACCGGCGCCGTCCGCGGGATCCGCGACGCCGTCGCCGCGCTGACCGAAGATCACATCCTGCAGCTGCTCATCATCGGGGTAGCCTTCGCCTCGTTCCTGCAGGGGGTGCAGGGATTCGGGGTGCCGGTGGCGGTCACCGCCCCACTGCTGCTGGGCCTGGGCTTCGCGCCGCTGGAGGCCGCGGCCGCGCCGCTGGTGGGACATTCCTGGGCGGTGACGACCGGAACGCTGGCCTCCGCCCTGCAGGCCCTGCGCGCCGTGACCGGCCTCCCCGTCCGGCCGATGGCGGCCTGGATCGGCGTCCTGCTGGGCCTGGCCGCCGTGCTGACCTGCTTTGCCGTCGTGCACCTCCACGCCGGCTGGCGGCCGATGCGCCGCGCCTTTGGGGCGATCCTCGCCATGGGGCTCGTCATGGCGGGGTCCACCTCATCGTCATCCTCAGCGGCAACTGGACGGTGGCCTCGTCCGTGGCCGGCATGGCGGCCCTGGCGCTGGGCATCCAGCTGGCGCGCCTCGTCCGCAGGCGCGGCCCCGGCCTGTTCGGGCTGCTCCCGCAGTGGCCTCCGCCCGAAGGGCGGCGGGAACCGCCCCGGGCGAGGCCCGCGGACGTCTCCCCGATGTCGTTCCACCTGGCCTTCCTGCCCTACTACCTGCTGATCGGTGTCGTCGTCATCGCCACCCTCATCCCCCCGGTGGCGCGGCTGTTGCACGCCGTACACCTCTCCCTGGTCACGCCGAAGACCGTTACGGGGCTGGGCTGGGTCAC from Armatimonadota bacterium includes:
- a CDS encoding L-lactate permease, which codes for MPADPWRPALAGLPLVFLLLALLRWRWPGTHAGGAALVVTAVTALGAFGLSPGALAVALGRAVILSLDVLLIIWTALLLYQLVEATGAVRGIRDAVAALTEDHILQLLIIGVAFASFLQGVQGFGVPVAVTAPLLLGLGFAPLEAAAAPLVGHSWAVTTGTLASALQALRAVTGLPVRPMAAWIGVLLGLAAVLTCFAVVHLHAGWRPMRRAFGAILAMGLVMAGSTSSSSSAATGRWPRPWPAWRPWRWASSWRASSAGAAPACSGCSRSGLRPKGGGNRPGRGPRTSPRCRSTWPSCPTTC
- a CDS encoding tripartite tricarboxylate transporter permease, with the translated sequence MDLFSVFGNLLYGLGVALTPTNLTVAFVGLILGTAIGVLPGLGGTNGIALLLPLTFNLPPTSAIILLASVYWGALFGGAITSILFNIPGEPWSVATTFDGHPLAQQGKPGIALTAAFTSSFLGAAVSIVLFTFFAPPLAEWALRFGPPENFAVLLLAFATFTGLGGGDPAKALFMTGLGLLLSTVGFDIVSGQPRMNFGFVELQSGVSFIVIAIGLFGLGEIFLTVEEGLRLRGIAGRVGFRDLWEMWRMLPRFWATIVRGTILGFWIGVLPGTGATPASFMSYGLAKQFSKHPERFGKGEVEGVVAPETAAHAAGIGALLPMITLGIPGSPTAAVMLAGFFIWGLNPGALLFQTQREFVWGLIGSMYITNVLGVLIVLTMVPVFAAINRIPFGVLAPLIVILSSIGAFAVNNQVLDLWIMLGSGVLGYVFKKLKYPLAPLVVALVLGDMTEQALRQSLIMGQGSLLIFVTRPIALTFLLAGLFLFLLPLVRGLRGRRPRAPEPVTAG